A region of the Deinococcus hopiensis KR-140 genome:
AGCAGGTCAGTGCGGTAGTACAGCAGCCCCGCGTCGGTGTACCAGGGGATGGCGACCAGCTTGCCGTTCACCACGTTCGCGTCCAAAATGCCTTTGAAGTGCTGATTCAACTCGGATTCGGGGACCTTGCCCTTCAGGTCTACGAGTTGCCCGGAGAGCAGGCCCGGCCAGATGATGTCGAGCAGGTACACATCGATGTCACTGCTCCTTGCGGCCAGCTGCTGTTGAATGATGCCGAGGTGGTCATTGCTGCTGTTGGGGCTTTCAAAGAACTTGACGGTGTTGCCCGTCTTCTTGGCCCAACGGTTCACCCCAGCCTTGCACAGGTCGTAAGCGGTGCCCGCCCCGCAATCGATGGTCACAGTGGCCGCCCCGGCGTGAGCGGCGGCGAGAGCGGAAGTCAGGCTCAGGGCAATGATCAGTTTCTTCATGGTTTCCTCCTGGGAAGTGGGGCTGGACGGGCGTGGAGTGGATAAACGGGCGCGCCGTGGTCTAGGGCCATCGGGGAAGAGAAACGGAGCCGTGACCACCGAGAAGGATCGACAGACCGCAATGGGCTGCTTGCGTTGGGTATGGGGCATGGAGCTTCACGGTTCCGGCCCCATCGCCGGGCTTCGCTCGTCCACATGGGGGGCCCAGCGCCTGGGATCAATCTGGCCGCCGTACAGCGGCAGCGCCAGCGGCACGTCTCCTGGCGTGAATTGCGCCCAAGGCCGGGTCAGGCCGGCGGTGCCGTAGCGGCGTACACGCGGCACATGCTCCAGGTCAAGCACGTCCGTCAGAACGGTGGCCTCGGTGCCACTCTGTACCCGCACCAGGCCCTCCGGATCGACGATCAGGCTCTGTCCCGTCCCCACCGGCCCGGCTGTGTTCACGCTGACGACAAAAACCTGATTCACGATGGCGTTCGCGCGGGCCAGCACCACTTCTTGGGCGCGGTCGCAAGTGGTCGTCCTAACGAGGTTGACGACGACCTCCGCGCCCATCCAAGCCAGATGGCGGCTGACTTCCGGGAACCAGGCGTCGTAACAGATGTTCAGTCCGATGCGTCCTACGTCCGGCAGGTCGAAGACCACAAACTGGTCGCCTGGGTCGAACGGCTCATACGGCCGCCAGGGCAAGACCTTACGGTACGAAGCGGCGAGGCGGCCCTCTGGCGACAGCACGACCGCCGTGTTGTAGAGCCTGCCCTCCGGCCCAACTTCGCAGACACTCCCGGGCAGCAGCCACACGCCGAGGTCGCCCGCCAACTCGGCCAGGGCCTGGACGCGGGGGCCGTCCAATCCCTCGGCCTGCGCTCGGTAGTCTTCCGCTGATGACGCCTGGCCGTGCAGGTGGAGTTCAGGGTAGATGATCAGGCGTGACTGCGCGAACGTCCGCGCCACCTGCTGTACATCCTCGGCAAAGGCGAGCAGCGGTTGACCATACGGGTGCGGTAACGCCTGCACCGCCACCAATGGCAGGACCCGTGCCACAGGGTTACCGCACCCGCAGGCGCATGGAATCGGCGTGGCCGACCATGCCCTCGGTGTCCGCCATGGTGATGAAGGGGGGAGCGACCGTGTGATTCGCCGCGTCGCTGACCCGCTGCCACGTCACGGTCTTGATGAACTTGCCCACCCACAGACCGCCGGTGTAGCGCGCCGCTCGCCCAGTCGGCAGCACATGATTGGTCCCGATACCTTTATCACCGTAGGCCACCGTCGCGTTGCGACCCAGGAACAGCGATCCATAGTTGCTCAGCCGGGCCAGGAACCAGTCAGGATCCTGCGTCTGCACCTCCAGGTGCTCGGAGGCAACCTGATCCGACACCCGGAGCATCTCCTCGTCGGACTCCACCAGGATGATTTCTCCGTAATCACGCCAGGACGCCCCAGCAGCGTCCGCGGTGGGCAGCGCGGCCAGCTGACGGTCTATTTCCTGCGTGACGGCCTGGGCCAGAGCGCGTGAGGTGGTGATCAGCACAGACTGAGAATTGGTTCCGTGCTCCGCCTGGGCGAGCAGGTCAGCAGCCACGAATTCAGGATCAGCGGAGTCGTCCGCGAGGATGCAGATCTCGGTTGGGCCGGCGAGCAAATCAATGCCGACCACGCCAAACAGCTGACGTTTGGCTTCTGCCACATAGGCGTTGCCCGCACCGACAATCATGTCCACCGCCTCCAGGGGCGGCGCACCCTCCAGGCCAAAGGCCATCGCCGCCAAGGCCTGCGCCCCGCCGATCGCGTAGATCTCGTCGGCCCCACTGTGCACCATGCCGTACAACTGTAGAGGATTGACTTTGCCGGTCCCCCGCTGAAGGGGCGCGCACGCCACGATACGGCCCACGCCCGCCACCTTGGGAACACCCACGGTCATGACCGCCGATGCCAGAATGGGATAGCGCCCTCCGGGGATGTACGCGCCCACCGCCTGAACGGGAATCTGCTTTTGCCCGATCACCACGCCGGGCAGGGTTTCCTCTTCAAAGTCGGTCAATGTGCGGCGCTGGGCTTCCGCGAAGTGCTTGACCTGCGCGATGCTGAAATCGATGGCCTGGGTGACCTGCTCGTCCAGCGTTGCCAGTTGCGACCGGATATCGGCTTCCGAGAGCCGGAATTCGGCGGGTGCGGCGCCGTCGAATTTCTCGCTGTAGCGCCGCACTGCGTCCACTCCCTCGCGCTCAACGTCGGCAATGATGCGCGAGACGGTGTCCTGAATCTCCTGGTTCACGGCGGCGGGTTGAGGTGGAGCCTTCTTGATGTATTCCATGCCATCTCCTTCGAGAAAGAAAAATGTCGCGGGACTGTTGTGAATTTCGGTTGCACAGTGATGAGAGAACTGGACACCCAACGGGAAAGGAGAAGGGAAAACGCTGATGAGCAGGAGTGGAGGCACTGAAGCGGCCGCGGAGGAGCCGGAACAGATGGTTCGGAATCTGTATCAGGGGGTGTCAGGCCGACACAACTGCTTGAGCAGCGCAAATTCGTTCCACACCATGTCTTCGCGCACCACCTGGCCGCCCTGAATGTCGAAGTGACTGATGCCGAGAACATGTACGCGCCGCTGTGTGGGGGAACCGTACACACCGGCCCCGGTGTGGGTCCCCCGAAAGGTCCAGCGCACAGCGACCTTGAACCCCTGAGCGCCTTGTTCGGTCCAGGCGACGTGTTCCACCTGCACCGCGCCGTCGGGAAATGCGGCAAGCCACTGCAGGACGTACGCGGTCAGCGCCTGGGGGCCGTCCAGCCGCCGGTGACCGGGCACCCAGATGACGGCGGTCGGCGCGTAGACCCGATGGACGACATTCAACATCCGGGCATTCCAGATCAGGCCGTAAATCAATTCCGGCAACTCGGCCGGGTTCTGGGGACCTCCGTCCGGCTCGGGAAGGGCATGGTCCCAGGTGGCGCGGCTGGGCCCCTCCCCAAAATAGGTGGGGGCTGGCTGTCCAGACCGGTCGGCTTCGGCCTGCACCATGGCGCGGGCCAGTGCCCATTCGTCCAGGCCGAGTTGGCGCACAAGGGCGAGTTCGTCCTGAACGCTCCACACCTCGTGGACCCGCCCCGCACGCACGGTGTACTGGGTGATCTCGCGCCGATGGACGCGGTGACCCGTGGGCGGGCCGTAGGTGCCGTGTCCATGGTGGTGGGCACTTGAGGTGACGCGGTGGGACAGGAGCACGCCGTCCAGTTCACGGTTCCAGATCACCTCATCGCCGTAGAGGCGCAGGTCCGGAAAAGCAGCCAGCCTCTGCACCGTGGCCTCCACGACCTCACCGCGCCCGCACTGCTCAGCACCAGTCTGATGAACCCGCACATTGCGGTCGTAGTGGGCGTAGATCAGGCCAATGGCCTTGTCATCCCAGATGCGGTGAGCGCAGCGCACCACGGCCTCCACAGCGGCATCCAGGGCGTCACCCACGGGCGCTGAGCGGGTGGTGGGTGCGCCCAGGCAGCTGCCCTCTGGCTCAGGGTCTGAGTTCGCTGGGGGTGGGCTCACCGTCACCGCGTCCTCCTGGCTGGCCATACAGTTGCTTAAGCAGAGCGAATTCGTCGAAGATGGTCCATTCCTGCACGACCTTCCCACCTGACAGCGTGTGGTGGCTCATGCCAATCAGGAAGATGCGGCGGCCAGTGGGCGCGCCGTAGGGTCCGTAGCCGTCGTGGGTGCCCTGCAGGGTAAAGCGGGTGGCCACCCGGTATCCACGGTCTACGCCGCCGACAACGCACTGGTGATCCACCGTCAGGGCCAGGTCGGGAAAGCAGGCCAGCAGGGTGATCACAAAGTTCTCGTAATCGCCATACCCGTAGAGTTTCCGGGAGTCCGGCACGAACGCCACGTGTCCCGGTGCGTAGTGCTCGCGGACCATATTGACGAGCCGGGCGTTCCACAAGTTGAGCAGCACCGCACGGATAAAGCCCTGGGGGTCATCGTTGGCTGCGGGCACGGTCAGGAACTCCGGGGCCTGCTGCCCAGTCGGGAGACGGTCGATCTCGCCGTGGGTGTGCGGCGTGGCCGGCAACACCGCCCGCTTCGCCAGGACCACCGGGTCATACCCCATGCAGCGCAGCTCCGTGACGCCGTCGTGCGCCAGCCACTCTTCCACGATGCGGTTTTCACGGATCAGGCAGTCCGCGATGCCCCAGCGGGCGATCTTGCGTCCAGTCGGCGGGCCATGCTCGGTGTAGCCGCTGTGGGTGCCGATGTCGTAGACGCGGTGCGAGGAATAGAAGCCCTTGCGCTCGTCGCCACCCCAGATCACGTCGTCGGCGTAGGCGCGCAGGTCGCCCCACATGGCTTGGTTTTGGAGGGTGTTGCGCACCATCGCTTCGCGCCCGTACAGGATCCCGCCCGACGTGTGCACGAGCACGTTATGGGCGTAGTGGGTGTAGATCAGGCCGATGGCCTTTTCCTCCCAGATCTTGTGGGTGCAGCGCACGATGTAGTCGACGATGTCGGTGTAGTCGGCGTCAAAACCTGCCAGGGGCTGGCGGCGGCCCGTGTCAGCGGCCTGAACAAACTCGGAATAATCGGGCCTGGTGGCAAAGTCAAACGCGGGGAGAGGTGTGCGGACCATGGTCAGAGCTCCAGTTGGGCGTGCAGCTGCTTAAGCAGAGCGAATTCGTCGAAGATGGTCCATTCCTGCACGACCTTCCCGCCCTTGATGATGTGATGGCAAATCATGATCAGGAAGATGCGGCGGCCAGTGGGCGCACCGTAGGGTCCGTAGCCGTCGTGGGTGCCCTGGAATGTGCAGCGCGTCGCGACCCGGAATCCCTGCGGCGCATTCCCCTGCACGCACTGGTGATCCACCGTCAGGGCCAGGTCGGGAAAGCAGGCCAGCAGGGTGATCACAAAGTTCTCGTAATCGCCATACCCGTAGAGTTTCCGGGAGTCCGGCACGAACGCCACGTGTCCCGGTGCGTAGTGCTCGCGGACCATATTGACGAGCCGGGCGTTCCACAAGTTGAGCAGCACCGCACGGATAAAGCCCTGGGGGTCATCGTTGGCCGCGGGCACGGTCAGGAACTCCGGGGCCTGCTGCCCAGTCGGGAGACGGTCGATCTCGCCGTGGGTGTGCGGCGTGGCCGGCAACACCGCCCGCTTCGCCAGGACCACCGGGTCATATCCCATCTGGCGCAGCTCCGTGAGCGTATCAGAGGCCAGCCACTCTTCCACGATACGGTTTTCCCGCACGAAGCAGTCCGCGATGCCCCAGCGGTGCACCTTGCGGCCGGTGGGCGGGCCGTATTCGGTGTAGCCGGTGTTGACCCCGACGCTCGATACCCGGTGCGAGGAATAGAAGCCCTCGCGCTCGTCGCCACCCCAGATCACGTCGTCGGCGTAGGCCCGGCGCTCGGAATAGACGGCGATGCGCTGGAGCGTGTTGGTTACCATCGCCTCGCGGCCGTACAAGATCCCGCTGGAGTAGTGCACGAGCACGTTATGGGCGTAGTGGGTGTAGATCAGGCCGACGGCCTTTTCTTCCCAGATCTTGTGGGTGCAGCGCACGATGTAGTCGACGATGTCGGTGTAGTCGGCGTCAAAACCTGCCAGGGGCTGGCGGCGGCCTGTGCCGGCGGCCTGAACAAACTCGGAATAGTCGGGCCTGCTGGCAAAGTTGAAAGCGGGTGGGGAGGTGGTCTGCTGGTCGTCCATGTGGGTCCTTTGCGAGGTGGACTCGGCCCGGGTGTCAGCCCGGGTCGTCCTGGGCGGGAAGGTGGGGTTACTCTACGGGGCGCCCGGCGGTCACTTCACGGCCCCGACAGTGATGCCTTCAACGAAATACCGGCGGATAAACAGGGACATCACCAGGATCGGGACCATGACCAGCAGGCCGGCTGCCGCCACTTGTTCCCACATGGGCCCGCGTGGGCCGGAGATGGTCTGCATGGTTACGGGCAACGTCAGGGCGTCCGAACGGGTCAGGATCAACGCGAAGAAGAATTCGTTCCAGGCAGAGATGAAGGCAAACACTGCCGCCACGAGCAGGCCGGGCATAATCAGCGGCAGCGTGACGTAGCGGAGCGTCTGGAGTTCGTTGCAGCCGTCAATGAAGGAGGCTTCTTCGATTTCTACCGGAAGCGAGTCGAAAAAGCCGCGTAGCATCCAGATGGCGTATGGGAGGGTAAAGGACAGG
Encoded here:
- the hisD gene encoding histidinol dehydrogenase is translated as MEYIKKAPPQPAAVNQEIQDTVSRIIADVEREGVDAVRRYSEKFDGAAPAEFRLSEADIRSQLATLDEQVTQAIDFSIAQVKHFAEAQRRTLTDFEEETLPGVVIGQKQIPVQAVGAYIPGGRYPILASAVMTVGVPKVAGVGRIVACAPLQRGTGKVNPLQLYGMVHSGADEIYAIGGAQALAAMAFGLEGAPPLEAVDMIVGAGNAYVAEAKRQLFGVVGIDLLAGPTEICILADDSADPEFVAADLLAQAEHGTNSQSVLITTSRALAQAVTQEIDRQLAALPTADAAGASWRDYGEIILVESDEEMLRVSDQVASEHLEVQTQDPDWFLARLSNYGSLFLGRNATVAYGDKGIGTNHVLPTGRAARYTGGLWVGKFIKTVTWQRVSDAANHTVAPPFITMADTEGMVGHADSMRLRVR
- a CDS encoding ester cyclase, giving the protein MTVSPPPANSDPEPEGSCLGAPTTRSAPVGDALDAAVEAVVRCAHRIWDDKAIGLIYAHYDRNVRVHQTGAEQCGRGEVVEATVQRLAAFPDLRLYGDEVIWNRELDGVLLSHRVTSSAHHHGHGTYGPPTGHRVHRREITQYTVRAGRVHEVWSVQDELALVRQLGLDEWALARAMVQAEADRSGQPAPTYFGEGPSRATWDHALPEPDGGPQNPAELPELIYGLIWNARMLNVVHRVYAPTAVIWVPGHRRLDGPQALTAYVLQWLAAFPDGAVQVEHVAWTEQGAQGFKVAVRWTFRGTHTGAGVYGSPTQRRVHVLGISHFDIQGGQVVREDMVWNEFALLKQLCRPDTP
- a CDS encoding ester cyclase, whose translation is MDDQQTTSPPAFNFASRPDYSEFVQAAGTGRRQPLAGFDADYTDIVDYIVRCTHKIWEEKAVGLIYTHYAHNVLVHYSSGILYGREAMVTNTLQRIAVYSERRAYADDVIWGGDEREGFYSSHRVSSVGVNTGYTEYGPPTGRKVHRWGIADCFVRENRIVEEWLASDTLTELRQMGYDPVVLAKRAVLPATPHTHGEIDRLPTGQQAPEFLTVPAANDDPQGFIRAVLLNLWNARLVNMVREHYAPGHVAFVPDSRKLYGYGDYENFVITLLACFPDLALTVDHQCVQGNAPQGFRVATRCTFQGTHDGYGPYGAPTGRRIFLIMICHHIIKGGKVVQEWTIFDEFALLKQLHAQLEL
- a CDS encoding ester cyclase, whose product is MVRTPLPAFDFATRPDYSEFVQAADTGRRQPLAGFDADYTDIVDYIVRCTHKIWEEKAIGLIYTHYAHNVLVHTSGGILYGREAMVRNTLQNQAMWGDLRAYADDVIWGGDERKGFYSSHRVYDIGTHSGYTEHGPPTGRKIARWGIADCLIRENRIVEEWLAHDGVTELRCMGYDPVVLAKRAVLPATPHTHGEIDRLPTGQQAPEFLTVPAANDDPQGFIRAVLLNLWNARLVNMVREHYAPGHVAFVPDSRKLYGYGDYENFVITLLACFPDLALTVDHQCVVGGVDRGYRVATRFTLQGTHDGYGPYGAPTGRRIFLIGMSHHTLSGGKVVQEWTIFDEFALLKQLYGQPGGRGDGEPTPSELRP
- a CDS encoding carbon-nitrogen hydrolase family protein, which produces MARVLPLVAVQALPHPYGQPLLAFAEDVQQVARTFAQSRLIIYPELHLHGQASSAEDYRAQAEGLDGPRVQALAELAGDLGVWLLPGSVCEVGPEGRLYNTAVVLSPEGRLAASYRKVLPWRPYEPFDPGDQFVVFDLPDVGRIGLNICYDAWFPEVSRHLAWMGAEVVVNLVRTTTCDRAQEVVLARANAIVNQVFVVSVNTAGPVGTGQSLIVDPEGLVRVQSGTEATVLTDVLDLEHVPRVRRYGTAGLTRPWAQFTPGDVPLALPLYGGQIDPRRWAPHVDERSPAMGPEP